A section of the Lineus longissimus chromosome 1, tnLinLong1.2, whole genome shotgun sequence genome encodes:
- the LOC135491353 gene encoding uncharacterized protein LOC135491353, with the protein MMKAIAKGLVFVIGSAVGIPYTVAVIFNIMCGWPRTEDRFKRALSPKKVYKLNLAVLKKLTDLQYAGLFFQWKYFYWTENSSRLVKDISFGTNGNCLDLYIPDQENQSSDRPLVVFIYGGTWGSGDKNMYGLLCANIAKRLDAIVCCPNYSIYPKGYVDDMVQDTVDCIEWLQKNCHIYGGRKDNILLVGHSAGAHLVIMALLELLTKQMLQGPNLPASSIVESMRFEEQYFNSSSSGENGNGDKKDRFTESTNSVSSFIVLDGSNNKNDMEEIKEMGDEEKSSLREGGPSSLGSSAGAGSESFLMVSTSEMPVPVEPLEMSSGSVDVFRAMEESSIGAGDGLHQRTARGEGQEQSSVTGSRERSSTGTSEESVSTIRPSTEEEKRMKARRLQFGGMKLSKSQQEIFDLLSGIRGVVGISGVYHIGDHYEFETWRGVEHLSTMGRAMYEPEMFDRFSPSVIAECLPENAGLPPIVLLHGLCDSTVPYEQSTKLAQALSDASSDVTVRLIPDCGHKDICLDLMDSKRRFHKPVMDIIAEAAKRIF; encoded by the exons ATGATGAAGGCTATTGCAAAAGGCTTGGTGTTCGTGATAGGGTCCGCTGTTGGAATACCTTATACTGTGGCAGTTATATTCAATATCATGTGTGGCTGGCCTAGGACAGAGGATAGATTTAAAAGAGCTTTATCACCAAAAAAGGTCTATAAACTCAACCTAGCAGTTTTGAAAAAGCTGACTGATCTACAGTATGCAGGCCTTTTCTTCCAATGGAAATACTTTTACTGGACAGAAAATTCATCCAGGCTTGTCAAG GATATCTCGTTTGGAACCAATGGGAACTGTCTTGACCTGTACATTCCTGACCAAGAGAACCAGAGCAGTGACCGTCCATTGGTGGTGTTTATCTACGGTGGAACCTGGGGCAGTGGAGACAAGAACATGTACGGACTGCTGTGCGCCAATATTGCAAAGAGACTCGATGCAATTGTTTGCTGTCCTAATTATTCAATCTATCCCAAG GGTTATGTGGACGATATGGTGCAAGATACAGTTGATTGTATAGAATGGCTTCAAAAGAATTGTCATATCTATGGTGGAAGAAAG GATAACATATTATTAGTTGGTCACTCCGCTGGAGCCCATCTGGTTATTATGGCCTTGTTAGAACTTCTCACGAAACAGATGCTGCAGGGACCAAATTTACCTGCCAGTAGCATTGTGGAGTCGATGAGATTTGAGGAACAGTACTTCAACAGTAGCAGTAGCGGCGAAAACGGAAACGGTGACAAAAAAGATCGATTCACTGAAAGTACAAACTCTGTCAGCTCATTTATTGTATTGGACGGTAGCAATAATAAGAATGACATGGAGGAGATAAAAGAAATGGGAGACGAGGAGAAATCCAGTCTAAGGGAGGGAGGACCATCAAGTTTAGGGAGTAGCGCTGGTGCGGGGTCAGAATCATTCCTGATGGTGAGCACAAGTGAAATGCCTGTTCCAGTTGAACCTTTGGAGATGAGCTCTGGATCTGTGGATGTTTTCAGGGCAATGGAAGAGAGCAGTATTGGTGCGGGTGATGGCTTGCATCAGAGGACCGCCAGAGGGGAAGGCCAGGAGCAGAGCAGTGTTACTGGCAGTAGGGAGAGGAGTAGCACTGGGACAAGTGAGGAGTCTGTCTCAACCATCCGGCCATCGACAGAGGAGGAGAAGAGAATGAAGGCCAGACGACTCCAGTTTGGTGGCATGAAGCTGAGTAAAAGTCAACAAGAAATCTTTGATCTCCTATCTGGGATAAGAGGGGTAGTAG GTATATCTGGGGTATATCATATCGGTGATCACTATGAGTTTGAGACTTGGAGAGGAGTGGAGCATCTATCGACCATGGGCAGGGCCATGTACGAACCTGAAATGTTCGATCGTTTCTCACCCAGTGTTATAGCTGAATGTCTCCCTGAAAATGCTGG CCTGCCGCCAATAGTACTACTACATGGACTCTGTGACAGTACCGTACCCTACGAACAGAGTACCAAGCTGGCCCAAGCACTAAGTGATGCTAGTTCAGATGTGACCGTGCGATTAATACCAGACTGTGGCCATAAAGACATCTGTCTTGATCTGATGGACTCGAAAAGACGCTTTCATAAACCTGTGATGGACATTATAGCAGAAGCTGCTAAGAGAATTTTCTAG